The following coding sequences are from one Bacteroidota bacterium window:
- a CDS encoding 3-deoxy-D-manno-octulosonic acid transferase, translating into MAIYVYGVTIQLASPFSDKAKQWVAGRKIELHSLPEKKGKRIWFHCASLGEFEQARPVIENWGGNHPDDLLILSFFSPSGYEVRKNYNCVDAVVYLPLDTKTGAKMFLDWAKPDVSLFVKYEFWFHYLNELKRRNIPTILFSSIFRREQVFFKWYGAIFRQMLNMFSKILVQSEDSVDLLKTISVPSEVCLDTRFDRVKQIVDERRSYSLVERFKGDKKVVIAGSTWKRDEQLILSVINGKQLKGCKFIIAPHEIDSASISELQKKILAYSVLFSDLNELTADSSEVLIVDSIGDLASLYQYGDFVYVGGGFNVGVHNVLEVAVQGVPIFWGPRYQKSLEAIELINRGGAFSVSSDSELLKIISRLIGDPKETFQFRSNRDYVLERTGGTQKVLMEISIALNK; encoded by the coding sequence ATGGCTATTTATGTATATGGCGTAACCATACAACTTGCTTCTCCTTTTAGTGATAAGGCTAAACAATGGGTTGCAGGAAGAAAAATAGAGCTGCATAGCCTCCCCGAAAAAAAGGGTAAAAGGATCTGGTTTCATTGCGCCTCTTTAGGTGAGTTTGAACAGGCACGACCGGTTATAGAAAATTGGGGCGGTAATCACCCTGATGATCTACTAATTCTCTCTTTCTTTTCCCCATCCGGTTATGAGGTAAGAAAGAATTATAATTGTGTAGATGCCGTTGTTTATCTACCACTGGATACTAAAACGGGGGCAAAGATGTTTTTAGATTGGGCTAAGCCTGATGTTTCGCTATTTGTCAAATATGAGTTTTGGTTTCATTACTTGAATGAACTAAAGCGTCGAAATATTCCAACAATTCTTTTCTCTTCTATTTTTCGAAGAGAGCAGGTATTCTTTAAATGGTACGGAGCTATATTTCGGCAAATGTTGAATATGTTTTCGAAAATATTGGTTCAAAGTGAAGATTCAGTTGATCTTTTAAAGACAATTTCTGTTCCCTCAGAGGTTTGTCTTGACACCCGTTTTGACCGTGTGAAACAAATTGTAGATGAAAGGAGGTCTTACTCTCTGGTTGAAAGATTTAAGGGTGATAAAAAGGTAGTTATTGCAGGAAGTACCTGGAAAAGGGATGAGCAACTTATTTTGTCTGTTATAAATGGTAAACAATTAAAGGGATGCAAATTCATCATTGCTCCTCATGAAATTGATTCTGCTAGTATCTCCGAGTTGCAAAAGAAAATTCTGGCTTATTCTGTTTTGTTTTCCGACCTCAACGAACTAACCGCTGATTCAAGTGAAGTGTTGATCGTGGATAGTATCGGTGATTTGGCATCGCTTTATCAATATGGTGATTTCGTCTATGTCGGCGGAGGCTTTAATGTTGGGGTTCACAATGTATTGGAAGTTGCAGTTCAAGGTGTACCCATCTTTTGGGGCCCTCGCTATCAAAAATCGTTAGAAGCAATAGAACTAATCAATAGAGGCGGGGCCTTTTCGGTTTCATCTGATTCAGAACTGTTGAAAATAATTTCCAGATTAATAGGCGATCCCAAGGAAACTTTTCAATTCAGATCAAATAGAGACTATGTGTTAGAGAGAACCGGCGGCACCCAAAAGGTGCTGATGGAAATATCTATCGCTCTCAACAAGTGA